The following DNA comes from Candidatus Binatus sp..
TTCGAATCACGCGCGACGAGACGGTGCTGATTGCGGACTTCGGCGGCGGCACCAGCGATTTCTCGGTGCTGCGACTGAAGGCGCGAACGGCCGCGAAGCATGGCGGGGCGCGCTACGAGATTTTGGGCAACGACGGCGTCGCCGTCGCGGGCGACGCCTTCGACGGCCGCGTCATGCGGCGCCTGGTCGCGCCCGCGCTCGGCCGCGGCACCAAGTACCGCTCGCCTTACGGGATGGTGCTGCCGGCGCCGACCTGGCCGTACACCAGGCTCGAGCGATGGCATTATCTGTCGTTCCTGAAGGCTCGTTCGACGATGCTCAGGTTCGAGGAACTGAAGCGGGAATCGTTCGAGCCCGAAAAGATCGCCGCGCTGATTCATATCGTGGAAAACGATCTCGGCTACTTTCTGTTTCGATCAGTGGAGAAGACCAAGCTCGGGTTATCCGCGCTGGAAGCGGCGGACTTCATGTTTTCCGATCCGCCGGTCCTGATCGAAAAGACGGTTGCGCGCCGCGATTTCGAAGATTGGATTGCGCGCTACCTCGAACAGATCGCCGGATGCGTCGATCGACTGATGAGGACGGTCGCGCTCGAGCCCGGCGCGATCGACAGCGTGTTCCTGACCGGAGGTTCGTCGTTCGTGCCCGCGGTGCGCCGCATTTTCATCGAACGCTTTGGCGCCGATCGAATCCGAATGGGTGACGAGTTCACGTCGGTCGCGCGCGGCCTGGCATTGCGCGCGCTGGACGCCGACGGATGATCGACGCGACGCAGGTTCAGGCGAGCCGGTGGGGATAGGTGGGCGTTAACACCGGCATTTCGAGACCGAGCTGCTCGCAGCGGCGCGATAGCATCGTGACGTACAGCTCAGCCAGTTCTTGGTTGTCGCGCGACTTCAAACCGTAGCGGATGCAGTCGTAGGTGAAGCCGGTGCCGG
Coding sequences within:
- a CDS encoding Hsp70 family protein — protein: MMRDIASAPAAAKVEAVGLDFGTTNSAIAIVGADGSPRLARFPAAEGGDQSETLRSILFFEAPEETGGTDSAVSVGNDAIRRYLAAAGNGRLVQSLKSFLADKTFESTDIIGETYSLGDLIAPIISALRDGAIAQFGELPPRIVVGRPVHFAAAGNPDEALARSRLDVAIRRAGWADVAFEYEPVAAAYDYALRITRDETVLIADFGGGTSDFSVLRLKARTAAKHGGARYEILGNDGVAVAGDAFDGRVMRRLVAPALGRGTKYRSPYGMVLPAPTWPYTRLERWHYLSFLKARSTMLRFEELKRESFEPEKIAALIHIVENDLGYFLFRSVEKTKLGLSALEAADFMFSDPPVLIEKTVARRDFEDWIARYLEQIAGCVDRLMRTVALEPGAIDSVFLTGGSSFVPAVRRIFIERFGADRIRMGDEFTSVARGLALRALDADG